The Toxotes jaculatrix isolate fToxJac2 chromosome 14, fToxJac2.pri, whole genome shotgun sequence genomic interval GAGTCTTAAGATAAGTGGAGTCCTGCTTAAATTAGTTTTATCAGGTTTGCATGAATaaaaaagactcaaaataacatgaatagattaacaaatgaatgtggAATCTAACAGATAATAAtcgataaacagaaaaacttgaAAGTAATAATCACAACTAACTCAAAAATCTACGTATGAATAAttttatactgtgtatatttgaaaaactaaactactaatctacactgactgataatgttaaagatcatgtctggacctacagagcctttctgcagttccacacagctgggatcagtctctgtcgtccctcctctgatgtcttgtacttgttcaggtccaactcatccagaacctcctctgacatctgcagaacgtaggccagagctgaacagtggatctcagagagtctcttctctgatctgttctctgacttcaggaactcttggatctcctgatgtactgagcggtcgttcatctccatcagacagaggaagatgttgatgcttctgtcaggagagatatcatctgtgttcatctccttcaggttgttgatggctctctggatgatttctggtctgttctctgtctgacccagaaggcctcttaagagtctctggttggactccagagacaggccatgaaggaagcgaacaaacaggtccaggtggccatttttacttcgGAGGGATTTCTTCATGGCATCACTCAGGAGGACATcgagtgatgggtagctgctTTGATTGTTtccaaaatgtttaaaaatcttCCTGATAAAAGACTCTGGTTTTGAGTCCcagagtttgttgttttgtcccaggaaagtcctcagctctcttgtcttcctcttagtgtaacagtggaacatgtagactgcagccagaaactcctgaatgctcagatgaacaaagcagtagactgttttctggaagatcacactctctcttttaaagatctctgtacaaactcctgagtaaaccgaggcctctgtgacatcaagaccacactgctccaggtcttcttggtagaacatgatgtttcctttctccagatgttcaaacgccagcctccccagcttcagaagaactttcctgtcagccttcgtcagctcctgtggactcgtctcatgtccctcatcatacttgtgcttcttcctctttgtctgaaccagcaggaagtgtgagtacaggtcagtcagggtcttgggcagctctcctctctgctctgtggtcaacatgtgctccagaactgtagcagagatccagcagaagactgggatctgacacatgatgtggaggctcctggatgtcttgatgtgtgagatgattgttccggacagctcttcatcactggatctcctcctgaagtattcctccttctgggcgtcagtgaaacctcgtacttctgttaccctgtcaacacatgcaggagggatctgattggctgccgcaggtcgggaagttatccagaccagagccgagggaagcagattcccctggatgaggtttgtcagcagcacgttgacagatgacttctgtgagacatcagacacgacctccctgtttctgaaatccagtgaaagtctgctttcatccaggccgtcaaagatgaacaacactttacagacagcgagcttctctgctgtgaccttctttaatgttggatggaaatcgtggagcagcatgagaagactgtactgctcatctttgatcaggttcagctccctgaacgaaagcagaaccagcagactgatgtcttggttttcagagccctctgcccagtccagagtgaacttctgcactgagaaggtttttccaacgccagcgacgccgttcgtcagaacgactctgatgcgtctctgttggtcaggtaaggctttaaagatgtcgtggcacttgattggagtgtcatggagggtctccatcttggaagctgtctccagctgcctcacctcatgttgggtattaacctcttcactctgtccctctgtgatgtagagctcagtgtagatcctgttgaggagggtttcacttcctgttccatcagttccttcagtcacacgttcacatctcctcctcagactgatcttatgttcatctaaaacctcctgcagaccactatctgctgaaaatctgctgacacagaagaaataatgtcagactaaagaaagagaatctgagaatctgctaatttctttcatcagctgcataaaaactaaagacaagcaaagaaaagctttttcattttgtgctatttctaatcatcttaaatgccaaagctgtatgatagaacaaatgactctgtatcaaaccacaggtcctgttttcagagatgatgacatgagcagacagatgtacagtcttactttgtacagtgctgctctgactgtctgcagtccagctcttgttctggatctttctctcagattttatatcttatacattttccaacaaatatttaaacttactgagatactcttggatgttttgggtggattactgtgagattgttgggattctttcaggctctgataatgtatttgATCTTGATGATAAATTGAGTCCTATCAGCTCGTTGTCATGTTGGAcatttaactcatgaagaccctgtagggtcaaagtgtttcctttttcagtctgatcaaactttgttgggagctacaatccagtgtgaggacattctgctcctttccaacagtcattaaatcccagaaacctgacaacaaatgattttagcaacacgacctgtgctgagactaaatgttctgttgattgttgtgaacaaatatccagatttggttcacaatgtctagaagctgttaaaggctcagacatgtaaatcattaaagtggagcctccaacatggagacactgtgtttcttctttgtccttcttttcattgacaggtctacagactctggaagtggcaatcaggctggtgttcatacaccaactctcacaatgactgagactgataaaacagtaacatgagaaagctctgctttataaatctgctgaaaagagtgcgtgcatatttctgtctttgtgtggacacagagttttatggatctggTCCCTGgtgtcttcctgtttccttcaaatatgtctgagaactgaatcatcctcaggacagtttacactagaaacagtctctcactttgtgtctgagggtccaggttcattactgaagtatGGAGGATTTAAttctttggaccagtcactcttcacagacagacagctggatcctggacactctgctctcagtctgtggtcctgacctctgaaaacacaaacacattttattcatatcacatcaatcactgataaattcattgatgtgttttaatagtttctggctcagaggaatcagatctatcaggctgtgatacacgtgtgtgggtttgactctgcacatgggatttattggtaataagaaaaatgaagaaaatcagTGTAGAGAAAGTAGACATATTCtttagtcagatcatttcaaaagaaacaagcagcctcagcagtcagtattaacacactgatgagccagaagaaccaggaagaactgattttctgtcgacactacggcagctgttacaggcagagacgacaactgcaggacctcaacacactaaacactgttatagcccaaagtttggaggttcacaggtttgtagcagttctctcactttgtgtctgagggtccaggttcattactgaacaATGGAGGATTTCCCTCTTtagacctgtcactcttcatagacagacagctggatcctggacactctgctctgtcctcttcttcctccacacaaacactcatcttcaggacttcagtcagtctgagaaggaaaccagtaaaacagactgtgagctcagacacacaaagactcagaagaaacaagtctgatcaagagtcacatgcaagactgagagaacaggaagtaacacactcaatattctttcttccttttctgtctctttgtgtggacaGAAGTTCATCCTGACTCTTCTTTCCTCTACAGTCCACAGGgagaaaactgactcagagactttgacagtaaaataataataatgttgtattaacactcaccctgcctcagccttcagttttcctcctcctgctctgtttagttcAAATGGAGCctgaactgactgaacactttcagtttcacctgctcctcccctctgcatttacaggaagtcacatggtctgtgtatgtgtgtttgcgtgtgtgtgtcaaacctgAGATCACCTTTACTGTTAACCCTGTAAACATTATCAACAAAGCCTAGTTAAAATGTTGTTAGTTGTTATGAACCTGATGTGAGTATATTTTCTGTTCATGGTGTTTCATTGCACAAACCTTCCTCTGGTACAGGTCATGATTTTGGGGATTTCTGGTTTTTACTCACTTtagctctttttctctcttttagcattTTGTTAGTGTTTCCACacttagatttattttttattttacatacatCTTTGCTATTAGTCacttattgtttcttttttcattggcatctttgagtgacagtgaacatttgttcaaactttaaagaacatcctCTGAAGTATTCTTCAGACATCACATTCGCCTGCCTAAAATTAAATGTACGATCACAGCGACCGTGACCTTTGACATTTATGCAAAGTTTGAAAGTCATCCCTCAAACGGTTCTTAAAATATCGCATTACcatacaaaacataaatatggtcataatgaccttgccctttgacctccaaactcctttcgGATCTgccttgagtcacagtcaacatttgtgcaaagtttgacagagagacctcaaagcaCTGTTCAGATATCATGCATAGAAGAATCAAggacggacagacagaaggacagacaaCCCGAAAACATAAACCTCCCGCCTTGGCGCCATTTCAGACTGAACTGCACTCGAGGCCCGCTAACTTCCGGTGTGTtgcatctcctctcctgtccgAGTGCAGGTAGACGCTTGATAGCGGcagcatgtgtttttattcaaatcTAGGCAACTTTATGACTAAGTTTCGTATACATTGTCGTTTTACCAGGCTCCGTTGGCGCCGTGGCAACTGCTGCGACTGCTCTTTGTTCTGGCTGCGGCTGCGTCCTTGTGTCTGTCGCTTCGTTCGCGGCGGCGGCTAATCCCGGTCCTCCTCACTCCTTCCCCTCCTAGAGGAAGACGTCTGCCGATCTGGACATACGGCTCGGGTCACCTGGACCACTAAGTTTATTGGAACACTTCCATTTCGCCTGTGTCGCTTCGCCGGCGTGTGCTTCTCCTGTGTCGGCTTTGTCGGAGACGGCTTCGTCAGTGGCTGTTTTGCAGGCGTGGTTTGGTTACTTCGTCGACCCATTGCCTTCTGCGGCGGCTGCTGCCGGCGGTGGTGCGTGCTGCAATCTCCGGCTGTTAACTGCTAGCCACTTCAGTGCAAGCCCGATAGCTTCCGGTGGCCTTCTGTGAACGATCGCCCCTTTTGAGCCCTGGGCTCACTAGGTGGGGTTCCGTCATTTTAGCGGATTGTTTTTACCATTGTGCAATTTATTGTTGATAAAACTTGTACTCCTTTGATTTTGGAACCACGTCTCCTCCCCTTCCTTCTTTGAATGGACCTGAGTGCCCTTGTTTTGTGCAGTTCAGCCTGACATGGAAGACCTAACTTTTCTAAGATTGAGAAAATATTAGATTTAGGACAAGAAAATATATCAATGGGAGAATCTGCAGCAATTTACAATTTCAACATTTCAGGTTCTGATTGTGCTTTTTGATTTTGTCACAAGGCATTCACTAACACAAACCcaacttggtgtgtgtgtgtagccctCTTTAGAATTGGCCACTTTGACATACTTCTGAATCTCTCCAAATCAGACAATGACcaacataaagaaaacaaagagcctTTGTGAAGTGTCTACAGTTTTATCTAAATGGTGCTAcagtacctttttttttttgctaatgtCACTAAATCAACCATTTCTACTGTACACTCTACAGAAGCcctgcatgtacacacacacaaccacacgtCTACAACAATTAGCTAATTTCTGCATGAAAAGATATAACACTGCAAcgctaaattattattataattcataatcaatgtaaatattattagattattatAATCTAAACAGTGAACATTTGAAAATACCTACATATCATCATTACATTATAATAATACCATACAATAATGAAAAATCTGCCACTAGGAACATGTGCACATTACACCAGTGTCATGTTAGCGTGCTTAAAACTCTCTACCATGTATAGCAACAGACCAAAATGCATGCTTACATCAAGCAAACTGTGCATATTAATTGGTACCTCTCTGCAAAAGGACAACTGATGCACCcatcagaaacagtaaaaagcaATACAGCTAAAAACCTTCAACAGGCTTACCTTTACGCAATGTTAGCTCGTCTGCAGAGCTCCCTGCAACTTTGATAGGTTAAACTAGCTGGTGCGTagtcacatcacagcagccCTGCCCCGCAGCCTTGACCCCCACCAGTTCGCCTACAGAGCAAACCAGTCCACAGAGGACGCTATAGCCACAGCTCTTTGTGGATTACAGCTCTGCATTCAACATCATCTTCCCTCACAAGCTAGTGGCCAAACTGTGGAACCTGGGACTTCTTCCCTCTACAGTCCACAGGgagaaaactgactcagagactttgacagtaaaataataataatgttgtattaacactcaccctgcctcagccttcagttttcctcctcctgctctgtttagttcAAATGAAGCctgaactaactgactgaacactttcagtttcacctgctcctcccctctcaggaagtcacatggtctgtgtgtgtgtttctgtgttgtttacaagtttagaactggtttcactttgttgtaatttctgtttgttaaaatcatgattaatgtgtttttaactaAATCAGATTTAACTTAGTGATTTTACAGACTTACTATAAAATAAACTATATGAATgatgtttattatcattattataggaGAGAAGATCCCAGCTGATCCAgtggatctggatctgtctgtggAACAGGTGACAGTGGATTAAGGTGAACAGcctttcatctcagcctctgaccctcagcacattaatgttgttagtttttgtttgtaacttTATAGGTGTCAAACCTGAGATCACCGTTAGTGTTAACCCTGTATACATGATCAACAAAGCCTAGTTAAAATGTTGGTAGTTGTTATGAACCTGCAACATGTTGAATCTCATGTATAATGTTGGACACAATGAAtaatgtgtatcttaatgatgacaaactgtgtgttaaGCTTTTACAGCTGATGTGATGCAGCTATCAGGGCTTAAGGTTGTGAACAGACATATTTGTAGTCAACGAGTCAAAGTTTAGAACTCGTCTCACTGAGCCAGAAATTTGTTCATTTCAAACTTCTTTGattcaaaagattaaaacaaactgaTGCTGCCAGTCTCTTTTAGTCTTTGCACCAGTTTAGTGGAATCATGTCGACAAATTACTCCTATAAATATTAATGTAGTGTAGCctagcggtagaaaatgaatgaatgaatgaatataacAAAACCCAACTAATAAAATCCCTTTTCGTCAATTTTAAGCCTGATTAATTGTATTGTAGCTGTATTTGACTTTATTTATAGGTGATTTCATTGTTTTCGCACATCTAAGTATTCTTACAGCATCAAAATCTATTTGATTTATGGAAAATTTCTGTTTACTTTTGATTTAgttattttcaattatttttttcagtatgttGTTGGTGCCCAAGGTGTCGaaatattacagtttttttccctttcgttttttttttttaacagtgtgtgttaaacatGCAGATCATGTATTCAAACATTACTTCCTTTGGCTCATTGAGTTACAACAATCTAATCCTCAgcactttctctttgtttgctcTTACCTGACCTGTCACTCTTTTCTAGCGAGTCTTTCCCCCTTCCACCAGAGCTCTGTCTGCTCAATAGCATGTTAGCCGGTCAAGTTCAATGGCACTATCGGGAATGCTGTTGTTGAGCCatgtttccacaaacacaaagacacaacactCAAAGACTTCATGGTGGACTGAAGTAAGTGTACATGATCCAGCTTGTTGTCCAGTGAGCATACTTTGGACAGTACGATGGTGGGGATGGCAGGCTTGTGTGGGTTGTGTGGGCTTGGGAGGATAGAAGTTCTTATGTGAGTCTTGTAGCTCTGTATCTGCCAGCAGATCTGCAGAGCTCCATTATAGATGGATGTTTCAAACAGCACCTTTgaacaaaagaagacaatgttATTCATTAGTTTCCGTTAGTTTGTTTAACTCCAGTAAGAGTTTGACGATCAACCTGAGTGAACTAAAACACGGGTAATCCTCTCTGCACAACTGAACACACTGAGTTCAAGGTGAAGAGTGAGTGAGGTCTGAAGAAGAGTTCAGAGTGCTGAGTCACAGACTGAACATTCTAGAACAGAACTCATGTCACACATTCCAGAAGGTCACCAAGGAAACGCTTTGATCAAATATCCTGTTGTTCAATAAGGAATAAAGAGTCAAACCAGCCTTAAAACACCACTGTGAAATGATGCAAACATAATATATGAAACTATTTGGTCATCACAGCCCAGCTGATCATtacacatcaacattttattactcagcaaaatccactgctgtgctttgctgtaaaggataaggctgatgatgatgtcgtgcttttttccccatgaaccaaaaccaacaatgaactgatctcACTAACACACATTTCCTGACCCAAAAACTGGCTCACTAACcaaatgttttctcttctgttgcTTTTTCTGATTCTTTGTGCTCTGATCTGTACGTGTGTTTTCTTGAGGCCACCCTGTGTCTCTCATATCTGAATggacaaaagcacaaaataaacactcagcaaacaaaataacattctTCATGTTTGAGTCACGTCTTCCAGAGATACAAAAATTTAGAAATCATATATTACAAGTACAATGAGCAGTAATAACCACAGTACATCTTATACAAAAGACACATGCATTGAATTTGTTAAAACTCtaaaagttttacagtgttgacAAAAGTCTTTTCTACAATAAGAGCCATGTGTCTGGAACGTTGCAGTCAGTTCACGAGCAGATCACGAGACACGTGACCAGACAagggaaatgtcagtgaagacCATAAAGTGTCACTATATGTAGACGTCATCAAGTTTGTGTGTTCACTTTGTGAGTCACCTGCTCACTTCTATTCAGTTTAACTCTaaactctttttccttccctgtaTCCTCAGGTGTTTTGGGacagtgagtcactgaggtTCACAGGTGAATTCACAAAAATTAGACACAGATTTatacagttcagcttcagtagttATTTTTCAATGAACTTAGTCATTTCAAACTATTTGAAAtggagtttcttttttgtttgtcataaGAGCTTGAGACACATTGTGctgaaaggacaaaaagaaaacaagtttctTATTACTGTTGTAACAGCTGAAGCCAAGAAGACGAGGGAAGAACCTAGACTCAGACTTGACAaaggacaaactgacaaagagacagtggAACAACAAGACATATATACACAGAGGGTAATTGGTCACAGATAATGGTGGGAAacaagacaggaagtagactaggaacagatacacaaggaacagggcttcaaaataaagtttaactTTCCTGATCCGTcctggggaaatgactctctgcattttacccacacaaagtgaacgaaacacacacacaagcactagagacgctgtggcagggggcttccctagaagGAGCTCAGTCAAGGAGGCCGATAACCGACATTTAGAGCCAATATTCATGTGcggtaaaagtgaaaatgttggtGTCAAAATTTGGAATAATACAAACTCAAACAGTTAACTTCATTTAAATGCCttaagcatatgtttattaaacagcttcagATTTGCAACACgttaaaggtttttctttttatcttagACAACAGACATCTGAAGGCCGATGCCGATATGCATCAAAATGCTGAATATCGGCACCGACAATGGGTCGATCTCTACTGGTGTGTGTCatttgtccctgtctgtcttctccacctgtacgtgtgtgtgtgtcctgtgtgtgtatgtgtattcaGGCCAGAGTGTGGTGACCTACTTGCCATTCCCCTCAATTCACCTGCGCACCTGACAGCTATCACATCATCACCCCACCTCCAGTCATGAACATAGCATGAATGATACATTGAACATCAAGCTGTTTGTGGATTTGAGATAAAAGCAAATGATAAAGAATGTACATTACTAGGCATCAGTATGATTCCATTACTCTATATGCAACAGACAGCATTTGAGCCAGTCAccgcaggacacacacacacacacacacacacacacacacacacacacacacacacacacaaacacacacacacctgatacacatcacacaaactTACCAATTCTCCCACACAGCTGTGGCCATAACAAGAACATAAACCTATATGATCAGTAACATAGAATGACTTATTGGATCATTTGGTATAgcaatcattaaatcattaaagctGTTCACCTGTGACTTTCCCTCTGTGACAGGTTAAAGATAATCATTACAATACAGGTCCAGGTGATGATCATTTATACTGAGCTATACTGTTCATGCTGCAGGTGACAAGGAAGCTAGGCGACCTGTTGAGGAACCTCCAGACACCTAATATACTGAATActgagtaactttttttttttttattatttaaaatgctttcagaaatgttgaaaagttatttttggGTGGGTGTTCAGAGGTTTATTCTTAACACCCACAGGAGAAATTGAATTATATCTTGTGATTCAATGGAGTTGactgttattttgtcagaaacCAACAGTAATTAAACTTTCCCTCTTGTTCACTGTGCATGCTGTGATATGTCCTCATGTCCACTAAAAGATCAGTCTTGATATAGATAAAGAGATCACACAAATGGCAGGTCCTTGAATGCACAGTGTAAaggtcatgtcatgtcatcatctgctgcttatctgggtccaggcccaggttgcggggtCAGCCCACATTGCACAGAAGTCCCACGGCACAGTGTAAAGgtgtgttttcaaagttttatcATCGtacagaaatactgtacatattttctactttgagttttttaaatttagattcaagattcaagattttctttatttcacgtggtatttacaaaaatacagcGGCTGATacgaaatgttgtttctcaccagcttctgacattaaaataaacagtgggtagagaaagaaaattgtTAAACTAGAAACTAAGAAACTCTAAATTGACTAAAGTGACTGTgacattctctgtctcacagcagtgtggctgcgtgggtgtgtggatggatggggaGGGGGCACAGTCCGTTCATCAGTCTCACCGCTTGTGCAAAGAAGCTGTTCAGCATCCTGCTGGATCTGCAGCTGATGCTCCTGGACTGATGATGGAGATTGCTCCGTGAATGCAGAGCTGCTGGTAGATCTCCTTCAGGAACAGGAGAGGGGCACCAACAATTGTGATGGCAGTCTTAAATGTCTAGCTGTCGTTGCTCGTGGACCCTGCAGCTGCCAAACCAGGACGTGAAGCTGAGCCTCAGGATGTTTTCGATGGTGCcactgtaaaatgtgatgagGTGAGGTGTGGGGAGTCCTACCTTTCTGAGTCTCTGGAGGGGGTGGAGACGTTtttgtctaaccctaacccttttttgATGACTGCTGTGGTGTTGATGGAGAAGGACAAGTCATCAGCTAGTTGCACGCCCAGGAACTGAACCCTGCCGaccctctccacagcagcaccattTATGGTGAGATGTGTGTGGTGATCTTTGCCAGATTTTCTAAAATCAATgaccatttcctttgttttgtccacattGATGGTGAGGCTGTGGGATCTGCACCACACTtcaagctgctccacctccagtcTGTATCATTGTCAGTAATGAGACCAAccactgttgtgttgtctgcAAACTTAACAGTGTGGTTGGTGCTGGATCTGGTTGTACAGTCATGTGTGagcaggagaaacagcagctggctCAGGACACACCCCTGAGATGGATCTTAATGTGTGACTGCCCACCttgactggctgctgctgctttgtcaggAAGCTGAGTACCAGTTGCAGGTTGCAGTGTTCAcacccagcagcctcagcttttccaccagctgctgtggagtgattgtattaaaagctgaAGTCAGTGAAAAGGACTCTGGTGTAGG includes:
- the LOC121193021 gene encoding protein NLRC3-like, encoding RIYTELYITEGQSEEVNTQHEVRQLETASKMETLHDTPIKCHDIFKALPDQQRRIRVVLTNGVAGVGKTFSVQKFTLDWAEGSENQDISLLVLLSFRELNLIKDEQYSLLMLLHDFHPTLKKVTAEKLAVCKVLFIFDGLDESRLSLDFRNREVVSDVSQKSSVNVLLTNLIQGNLLPSALVWITSRPAAANQIPPACVDRVTEVRGFTDAQKEEYFRRRSSDEELSGTIISHIKTSRSLHIMCQIPVFCWISATVLEHMLTTEQRGELPKTLTDLYSHFLLVQTKRKKHKYDEGHETSPQELTKADRKVLLKLGRLAFEHLEKGNIMFYQEDLEQCGLDVTEASVYSGVCTEIFKRESVIFQKTVYCFVHLSIQEFLAAVYMFHCYTKRKTRELRTFLGQNNKLWDSKPDSYPSLDVLLSDAMKKSLRSKNGHLDLFVRFLHGLSLESNQRLLRGLLGQTENRPEIIQRAINNLKEMNTDDISPDRSINIFLCLMEMNDRSVHQEIQEFLKSENRSEKRLSEIHCSALAYVLQMSEEVLDELDLNKYKTSEEGRQRLIPAVWNCRKALLRSCRLSELSCASLASALKSNPSHLRVLDLSNNKLQDSGVKLLCGFLESPHCRLETVRLSSCSLSEISWGIV